One Actinospica robiniae DSM 44927 genomic region harbors:
- a CDS encoding APC family permease: MTQLAHAAPPGTRAPGLARGKLNAVMVSFFMIASLGPLLVSGGTLPLSIAATGQTLFPAAFLLTAVVLALFVPGYLAMSRHVTNAGPFYALITKGLGRPAGVAGALVAFVFYSGMQCSLYGAIGVQGAAFVADNTTWHPSWWACALAAWALVALLGLAKVELTGKVLGVLSVAEILVIAGICAFGLAHPAAGRTHLGALNPAHLTIGSYGSLAAICVLCFLGFEQSVVYSEEAKTPRTTLLRATVASLTVAAVIYVAGALAVDVHYGSHVVADAQSKGPALFLAMSPGALSDCADVLFLTSLFAAALAYHNTLIRYGYSLGRDGVLPSAVAAVRRSGVARTASLVQSAIGLAAILATLLFQWDPMTQLFYIASTTGGYGIMVLLAVTSVAILAFFARDPHGESAAVRIWFPGISALALLGMVWACTANLPDLLGISPADPTVERVFILLAGTAALGVVVALVLKLVRPSVYAALAPIVTEEAA; the protein is encoded by the coding sequence ATGACGCAGCTCGCCCACGCCGCGCCGCCCGGCACGAGAGCGCCGGGCCTGGCCCGCGGCAAGCTCAATGCGGTGATGGTCTCGTTCTTCATGATCGCCTCGTTGGGGCCGCTGCTGGTGAGTGGGGGCACACTGCCGTTGTCGATCGCGGCCACCGGCCAGACGCTCTTCCCTGCGGCGTTCCTGCTCACGGCCGTCGTGCTGGCGCTGTTCGTGCCCGGATACCTCGCGATGAGTCGGCATGTGACCAACGCCGGGCCGTTCTACGCGCTGATCACGAAAGGGCTCGGGCGCCCCGCGGGGGTGGCCGGGGCGCTGGTGGCGTTCGTGTTCTACTCCGGGATGCAGTGCTCGCTCTACGGCGCCATCGGCGTGCAGGGCGCCGCGTTCGTCGCGGACAACACGACCTGGCACCCGAGCTGGTGGGCCTGTGCCTTGGCGGCCTGGGCGCTGGTCGCGCTGCTTGGCCTGGCGAAGGTGGAGCTGACCGGCAAGGTCCTAGGGGTGCTCTCGGTCGCCGAGATCCTCGTGATCGCAGGGATCTGCGCTTTTGGCCTGGCCCACCCGGCCGCCGGACGCACGCACCTGGGCGCGCTGAACCCGGCGCACCTGACCATCGGCTCGTACGGTTCGCTGGCCGCGATCTGCGTGCTGTGCTTCCTCGGCTTCGAGCAGTCCGTCGTCTACAGCGAGGAGGCCAAGACTCCGCGCACCACCCTGCTGCGCGCAACCGTCGCGAGCCTCACGGTCGCAGCCGTGATCTACGTGGCCGGGGCACTGGCCGTGGACGTGCACTACGGCTCGCACGTGGTCGCCGACGCACAGAGCAAGGGGCCGGCGCTGTTCCTCGCGATGAGCCCGGGGGCGCTTTCGGACTGCGCGGACGTGCTGTTCCTGACGTCCCTGTTCGCCGCCGCCCTCGCGTATCACAACACGCTCATCCGATACGGGTACTCGCTCGGCCGGGACGGCGTGCTGCCCTCCGCAGTCGCCGCCGTCCGCCGCTCCGGGGTCGCGCGCACCGCCTCGCTGGTGCAGTCCGCGATCGGCCTTGCCGCCATTCTCGCCACGCTGCTGTTCCAGTGGGACCCGATGACGCAGCTGTTCTACATCGCCTCCACGACCGGCGGCTACGGGATCATGGTGCTGCTGGCCGTGACGTCCGTCGCGATCCTGGCCTTCTTCGCCCGCGACCCCCACGGCGAGTCGGCCGCGGTGCGCATCTGGTTTCCCGGAATCTCCGCGCTGGCGCTGCTCGGCATGGTGTGGGCCTGCACCGCGAATCTGCCGGACCTGCTCGGGATCTCCCCGGCCGACCCGACCGTCGAGCGCGTCTTCATCCTGCTCGCCGGGACCGCGGCGCTCGGGGTCGTGGTGGCTCTGGTCCTCAAGCTGGTGCGCCCGAGCGTCTACGCCGCGCTCGCCCCGATCGTCACGGAGGAGGCGGCATGA
- a CDS encoding GOLPH3/VPS74 family protein, protein MSGHVRTARFAATVDGGLSVSELRDLFNVAVQLCGRPDSSPADLPEVVRLALRRLGRPALGAAALDQVAQSVVDAAGLSTLPGFGPMEAVASALIAEGENAPVALHLLLVEAWKSLEPEEAVWRRQAVPSEEDLLQGDLSRTTLSGRFFLLAHDPFDGSPLISEPVCALGLTGMLLAELLLVGRVSLDVKRDVLVERGRGPSYDTWAEVCAVAAEVAVRLREPCPIRTAVDVIAADAYPRTREELLGAGILTRREESRLLRGARTVFPPVRPRLVERVFYGLTALQSTDASQLDPHHAALIAAVRATGLAATASRQWWMAEKVPAEESLARRNVALSYLIGHVRSATTTAVASRQR, encoded by the coding sequence ATGAGCGGGCACGTGCGCACAGCGAGGTTTGCTGCCACCGTTGATGGTGGCCTCTCGGTCAGTGAGCTGCGGGACCTGTTTAACGTCGCAGTGCAGTTGTGCGGGCGACCCGATTCCTCTCCCGCCGATCTGCCCGAGGTGGTGAGGCTCGCGCTCCGACGCCTGGGCCGTCCGGCTCTGGGTGCGGCAGCGCTCGATCAGGTCGCCCAGTCGGTGGTGGACGCGGCAGGGCTGTCGACCCTCCCGGGGTTCGGGCCGATGGAGGCAGTCGCCAGCGCGTTGATCGCAGAGGGCGAGAACGCGCCGGTTGCGCTCCATCTCCTCCTGGTGGAGGCGTGGAAGAGCCTTGAACCGGAAGAGGCGGTGTGGCGGCGTCAAGCGGTGCCGAGTGAGGAGGACCTGCTGCAGGGCGACCTCTCGCGTACGACGCTGTCCGGGCGTTTCTTCCTGCTTGCCCACGATCCCTTCGACGGCTCCCCGCTGATCTCAGAGCCGGTCTGCGCGCTCGGTCTGACCGGGATGCTGCTTGCCGAGCTGCTGCTGGTCGGGCGAGTAAGTCTCGACGTCAAGCGCGATGTGCTGGTCGAGCGTGGTCGCGGTCCCTCCTACGATACCTGGGCGGAGGTGTGCGCGGTGGCGGCCGAGGTCGCTGTGCGTCTGCGCGAGCCGTGCCCCATACGCACGGCGGTGGACGTCATCGCGGCCGACGCCTACCCGCGAACGCGGGAGGAGCTGCTCGGCGCCGGGATCCTGACGCGCCGCGAGGAATCCCGACTGCTGCGCGGAGCGCGCACTGTCTTCCCCCCGGTTCGCCCGCGGCTGGTCGAGCGCGTGTTCTACGGGTTGACTGCGCTTCAGAGCACTGATGCGAGCCAGCTCGATCCGCACCATGCGGCGCTGATCGCAGCCGTGCGGGCGACCGGTCTTGCCGCCACCGCCTCACGGCAGTGGTGGATGGCCGAGAAGGTCCCAGCCGAAGAATCTCTCGCGCGCCGCAATGTGGCACTGAGCTACCTGATCGGCCACGTCCGGTCGGCTACGACCACGGCTGTCGCCTCCCGGCAACGCTGA
- a CDS encoding helix-turn-helix domain-containing protein, which produces MSQSTIGQRVRRLRESRDMTREALAAALGCSAEWVKKFEGGHRQADPKLSTLRDLARVLNVPLSQLVDDPASDARCRPEDDDTVLLRAVLLTPMTGETRGTDLERLWDECAYGFTAFQAGHYSALLRTLPKLVTTARALPDDPASARCAYRAHHLAAITLMKFNGGPAAWTAANRAVAFAETSGDPVALALAAQSLVYTMTTIGAAALGMDTAESYATRLEHGLSDGSVPSATALGMLWLKGAVAAADNHNPVAAQQMLAQARRCAEQVPTGANYLFSGFDQLNVLLYQVSIDAALARYVPAADGADWIRPDALDALPPERRTHHLIEAATTYTRLGRTADALAALLRAEGANRAELRTRPAARDAIQALLDVPGPRPERLRALARRAGLAA; this is translated from the coding sequence ATGAGTCAGAGCACAATCGGCCAACGCGTTCGTCGCCTGCGCGAGAGCCGCGATATGACCAGGGAGGCGCTCGCCGCGGCGCTCGGCTGCTCGGCGGAATGGGTCAAGAAGTTCGAGGGCGGCCACCGTCAGGCCGACCCGAAGCTCAGCACCCTGCGCGACCTCGCCCGGGTGCTGAACGTTCCGCTCAGCCAGCTCGTCGACGACCCCGCATCTGACGCGAGATGCAGACCGGAGGACGACGACACCGTGCTGCTGCGCGCAGTGCTGCTCACTCCGATGACCGGCGAGACCCGGGGCACCGACCTCGAAAGACTCTGGGACGAGTGCGCGTACGGCTTCACCGCGTTCCAGGCCGGCCATTACAGCGCGCTGCTGCGCACACTCCCCAAGTTGGTCACTACGGCCCGGGCGCTGCCGGACGATCCGGCCAGCGCCCGGTGCGCATATCGTGCCCATCACCTTGCGGCAATCACCCTCATGAAGTTCAACGGCGGCCCTGCAGCTTGGACAGCAGCGAACCGGGCTGTGGCCTTCGCCGAGACCAGCGGCGACCCGGTCGCCCTCGCCCTGGCCGCCCAGTCCCTCGTCTACACGATGACCACGATCGGCGCCGCCGCGCTGGGGATGGACACCGCGGAAAGCTACGCGACCAGGCTCGAGCACGGCCTTTCCGATGGATCCGTGCCCTCCGCCACCGCACTGGGAATGCTCTGGCTCAAAGGAGCCGTAGCCGCGGCGGACAACCACAACCCGGTCGCGGCACAGCAGATGCTCGCGCAGGCGCGCCGTTGCGCCGAACAGGTGCCGACCGGCGCCAACTACCTGTTCTCCGGCTTCGATCAGCTCAATGTCCTGCTTTATCAGGTCTCGATCGACGCGGCACTCGCCCGCTACGTGCCGGCAGCCGACGGAGCCGACTGGATCCGGCCCGACGCCCTAGACGCGCTCCCGCCAGAGCGGCGCACCCACCACCTGATCGAGGCCGCCACCACCTACACCCGGCTGGGCCGCACCGCCGACGCGCTCGCGGCACTGCTGCGAGCCGAAGGAGCTAACCGCGCAGAGCTGCGCACACGCCCGGCCGCGCGCGACGCGATTCAAGCCCTGCTCGACGTACCCGGGCCCAGGCCGGAGCGCCTGCGCGCTCTCGCCCGCCGCGCCGGCCTCGCTGCTTGA
- a CDS encoding flavoprotein, producing the protein MTAHTNPPADPAAHHRPVLYLIGCAAPPVHHIRTAITQAQDRAYDTCLILTPTAAAWLDKDLDELAELTGHPVRSSYKQPGTPDALPSPDAFLVAPMTLNTTTKWADGHQDNLALGLIAEAAGRRIHDAVLGLPLQPIVALPYLNAWQAAHPAFARGVSQLETMGVRVPLGGDGFTPHVPHSGQSRPDAFPWQIAFDVFGENHFNQ; encoded by the coding sequence ATGACGGCGCACACGAACCCCCCGGCCGACCCGGCCGCGCACCATAGGCCCGTTCTCTACCTGATCGGGTGCGCAGCCCCGCCGGTGCACCACATCCGTACCGCCATCACCCAGGCCCAGGACCGGGCCTACGACACCTGTCTCATCCTGACCCCGACCGCGGCCGCCTGGCTCGACAAGGACCTGGACGAGTTGGCCGAGCTCACCGGCCACCCGGTCCGCTCGAGTTACAAGCAGCCCGGCACACCCGACGCCCTGCCCAGTCCCGACGCGTTCCTGGTCGCGCCGATGACGCTGAACACGACCACCAAGTGGGCCGACGGACACCAGGACAACCTGGCCCTCGGCCTGATCGCCGAGGCCGCCGGTCGCCGCATCCACGACGCTGTCCTCGGCCTCCCGCTTCAGCCGATCGTCGCCCTGCCGTACCTCAACGCCTGGCAGGCGGCCCACCCCGCGTTCGCACGCGGCGTCAGCCAGTTGGAGACGATGGGCGTACGCGTTCCGCTCGGCGGGGACGGATTCACCCCGCACGTCCCACATTCCGGCCAGAGCCGCCCCGATGCGTTTCCTTGGCAAATCGCCTTCGATGTGTTTGGGGAGAACCACTTCAACCAGTGA
- a CDS encoding HAD family hydrolase — MVFDVGETLIDDTTFWGSWANWLNVPHHTLAALVGHVTAEGRNNADALALVKPGFDLATERSAREAAGCGEHIDVSDLYPDARPALTALRAAGLWVGVAGNQTARAGELLRELDLPVDAIATSGEWGLAKPDLRFFKKISEWSGFPTEQIAYVGDHPENDIISARAAGLRPAHLRRGPWGYRYADDPAVRAAAEWHVDSLHDLVDALKACR; from the coding sequence GTGGTGTTCGACGTCGGCGAGACGTTGATAGACGACACGACCTTTTGGGGATCATGGGCAAACTGGCTCAACGTGCCCCATCACACGCTCGCCGCGCTGGTCGGGCACGTGACCGCCGAAGGTCGCAACAACGCCGATGCGTTGGCGCTGGTCAAGCCGGGCTTCGACCTCGCGACCGAACGCTCCGCACGTGAGGCAGCAGGGTGCGGCGAGCATATTGACGTGTCCGACCTTTACCCCGACGCCCGCCCAGCCTTGACCGCCCTCCGAGCGGCCGGCCTCTGGGTCGGGGTCGCGGGCAATCAGACCGCCAGAGCGGGCGAGCTGCTACGCGAACTCGACCTGCCGGTTGATGCCATCGCCACCTCAGGCGAGTGGGGCCTCGCCAAGCCCGACCTACGATTCTTCAAGAAGATCAGCGAATGGAGCGGGTTCCCAACGGAGCAGATCGCGTACGTGGGAGATCACCCGGAAAACGACATCATCTCCGCTAGGGCGGCCGGCCTGCGTCCAGCGCACCTGCGCCGCGGGCCCTGGGGATATCGGTACGCGGATGACCCGGCCGTACGAGCCGCCGCCGAGTGGCACGTCGATTCATTGCACGACCTTGTGGACGCGCTCAAGGCTTGCCGATAG
- a CDS encoding prepilin peptidase, with product MSVAFGLLVGAAIGVHFAHVDTFPAYLVFAVCAVPLAVTDLATFMIPNRLLGPAAAASLLGLIYVLPGGGAAPLERGLLAAAVVGVAFLALAIVAGGGFGLGDVKLLSYLALLTGYQSWNLVLVSLLAGFVIAALAAATMRQVRHGSQIALAPWLIGGAVVALVL from the coding sequence GTGTCAGTCGCCTTCGGGCTTTTAGTGGGCGCCGCGATCGGTGTTCATTTCGCCCATGTAGATACATTTCCGGCATATCTCGTTTTCGCGGTCTGCGCCGTGCCGCTGGCCGTGACCGATCTCGCCACGTTCATGATCCCGAACCGACTCCTCGGGCCGGCCGCCGCAGCGTCGCTGCTGGGTCTGATCTATGTCCTGCCGGGGGGCGGGGCTGCTCCTCTTGAGCGCGGGCTCCTCGCGGCTGCCGTGGTCGGTGTGGCATTCCTCGCGCTGGCGATCGTAGCCGGAGGCGGATTCGGGCTCGGAGATGTCAAATTATTGTCATATCTGGCCCTGTTGACGGGCTATCAGTCATGGAACCTGGTTCTCGTAAGCCTCCTCGCAGGATTCGTCATCGCCGCGTTGGCCGCCGCAACTATGCGACAAGTGAGGCACGGCAGCCAGATCGCGCTAGCGCCATGGCTGATAGGCGGTGCCGTAGTGGCGCTCGTCCTCTGA